The ANME-2 cluster archaeon genome includes a region encoding these proteins:
- a CDS encoding formylmethanofuran dehydrogenase subunit A, with translation MSEMLIKNATVYDPINSVNGDLMDVAVRNGKIVDSVGNSAQIIDAGGRLVYPGGVDAHTHIAGSKVNIGRVMRPEDSRLGIKARTKLTRPYTGYTVPNVYAMGYRYAEMGYTTAFEAAIPILKARHTHEELEEIPIIDKGGLTLFGSNWMVMDAIRENDQDRLAAYVAWGLLASRGWGVKIVNPGGGEAWGFGKNVSGLDDTVPNFEVTPRQIIRNLAEVNEKMNLPHSIHLHCNNLGKPGNYETTLASFDICKDIKASRDRQALHVTHVQFNAWGGNHWGDMESKSDAIADYLNKNDFLTIDMGQLIFGSATTMTADGPVQYANARLLKSRWSNGDVELEDSSGVTPLEYHAQNYVNGIMWAIGLELALLTKDPWQVLMTTDHPNGGPYVNYPQVMTLLMSKKKREEAMSKIAEKTFERTSIAGIDRELDWYDIAIKTRAAHAKVLGIVENGKGHLGVGADADIAIYDIKPDQTDATTEYNRVEAAFRRSAYTIKGGVVVAKDGEITATPMGRTYWVRTKVDNGGYDRMMEDLKLKFRNYYSVNMANYMVQDEYVEHPVVVDTEYK, from the coding sequence ATGAGTGAAATGCTGATAAAGAATGCAACTGTATATGATCCTATCAATAGCGTCAATGGGGATCTGATGGATGTCGCCGTGAGAAACGGCAAAATTGTGGACAGCGTCGGCAACAGCGCCCAGATCATTGATGCGGGTGGACGTCTGGTCTACCCGGGTGGTGTGGATGCACATACTCATATTGCGGGTAGTAAAGTGAACATAGGTCGTGTCATGAGACCTGAGGATTCACGACTGGGCATCAAAGCGCGGACAAAACTTACCCGTCCCTATACAGGATATACTGTACCAAACGTGTATGCAATGGGATACCGGTATGCTGAGATGGGATATACCACAGCTTTTGAGGCTGCCATCCCCATCCTGAAGGCACGACATACCCATGAGGAACTGGAAGAGATACCCATCATCGATAAAGGTGGCCTGACACTGTTCGGAAGCAACTGGATGGTTATGGATGCCATTCGCGAGAACGACCAGGACAGGCTGGCTGCATACGTGGCCTGGGGACTGCTGGCATCCCGTGGGTGGGGTGTGAAGATAGTGAATCCTGGCGGCGGTGAAGCATGGGGTTTCGGCAAGAACGTGTCTGGTTTGGACGATACGGTGCCAAATTTCGAAGTAACGCCCCGGCAGATTATCAGGAACCTGGCAGAGGTCAACGAGAAGATGAACCTGCCTCATAGTATCCACCTGCATTGCAACAATCTGGGCAAGCCAGGCAATTACGAGACCACTCTGGCCAGTTTCGACATCTGCAAGGATATTAAAGCGAGCAGGGACAGGCAGGCTTTGCACGTGACCCATGTACAGTTCAATGCATGGGGCGGCAACCACTGGGGCGATATGGAATCCAAGTCGGATGCCATTGCAGATTACCTGAACAAGAATGATTTCCTGACCATTGATATGGGGCAGTTGATATTCGGTAGTGCCACTACTATGACCGCAGACGGTCCGGTACAGTACGCCAATGCCAGGCTGCTGAAATCCAGATGGTCAAATGGTGATGTGGAACTGGAAGACTCATCGGGTGTCACACCACTGGAATATCACGCACAAAATTATGTGAATGGCATCATGTGGGCCATAGGACTTGAACTGGCCCTGTTGACTAAGGACCCGTGGCAGGTGCTGATGACCACCGACCACCCCAACGGTGGACCTTATGTTAACTATCCGCAGGTCATGACCCTGCTGATGAGTAAGAAGAAGCGTGAGGAGGCTATGTCCAAGATTGCGGAAAAGACTTTTGAGCGAACCAGTATTGCAGGTATTGACAGGGAACTGGATTGGTACGACATCGCTATCAAGACCAGGGCCGCACATGCCAAGGTGCTTGGTATCGTAGAGAACGGCAAAGGTCATCTGGGTGTTGGTGCTGATGCAGATATTGCTATTTATGATATCAAGCCGGACCAGACCGACGCAACTACCGAATATAATAGGGTGGAAGCGGCTTTCAGACGCTCTGCTTATACCATCAAAGGCGGTGTGGTCGTTGCTAAGGATGGTGAGATAACTGCCACACCTATGGGCAGGACCTATTGGGTAAGGACAAAGGTAGACAATGGCGGGTACGACAGGATGATGGAAGACCTGAAGTTGAAGTTCAGGAACTATTATTCCGTGAACATGGCCAATTACATGGTCCAGGATGAGTATGTTGAGCATCCGGTCGTTGTTGATACGGAGTACAAGTAA
- a CDS encoding formylmethanofuran dehydrogenase subunit C, whose amino-acid sequence MQTVTLVPKEQFKISVEGEKISPDNFAGKSADEIGALVAYEGNTPRPLSELFDIKVDGSAETADDVKIEINGNVPRVKRIGESMTGGRILITGDVDMRCGAKMRGGIITIKGNADSWVGQEMTGGEINVQGNAAFYVGAGYRGEPCGMRGGKITVFGNANDFVGEHMCGGEIVIKGNAGIMPGLSNKGGKIVIEGNTTMPGSEMIKGTIIVKGTVENMMPVYQREGIEAVDGVEFTKYVGDVVVGGKGELFVK is encoded by the coding sequence ATGCAAACAGTTACTTTAGTACCAAAAGAGCAGTTCAAGATCTCTGTTGAGGGTGAAAAAATATCCCCTGATAATTTTGCAGGCAAGAGCGCTGATGAAATTGGCGCACTGGTGGCATACGAAGGCAACACACCAAGACCTCTTTCAGAGTTATTTGACATCAAGGTTGATGGCAGTGCCGAGACAGCAGATGATGTAAAGATAGAGATAAACGGCAATGTGCCCCGCGTCAAGCGCATCGGTGAAAGTATGACCGGTGGCCGGATCCTGATCACTGGTGATGTGGATATGAGATGCGGCGCAAAGATGCGCGGTGGCATCATAACCATCAAAGGCAATGCAGATTCCTGGGTAGGCCAGGAGATGACCGGCGGCGAGATAAATGTCCAGGGCAATGCGGCCTTCTACGTGGGTGCCGGATACAGGGGTGAACCCTGCGGCATGCGCGGCGGTAAGATAACAGTGTTCGGCAATGCCAATGATTTTGTAGGCGAGCATATGTGCGGCGGCGAGATTGTCATTAAGGGCAATGCCGGTATCATGCCGGGTTTGTCCAACAAGGGCGGCAAGATCGTCATTGAGGGCAATACCACTATGCCTGGCAGCGAGATGATCAAGGGCACTATTATCGTGAAAGGCACGGTAGAGAATATGATGCCCGTGTACCAGCGTGAAGGTATCGAGGCTGTTGACGGTGTGGAGTTCACCAAGTACGTGGGCGATGTGGTCGTCGGCGGAAAGGGTGAGCTGTTCGTAAAGTGA
- a CDS encoding YbhN family protein translates to MNGTTRKSSQPNFIPPLTVRIGRYLPRLIILGLAVHLILPQLTSLEYSLKVIESMALWAVGLAIIAQMFSYLGSGYLLHSIVAIVHQRMSIFFGIIITLAASSIGLVAGGVLGNTAATYRWVRKKGVSVEGAGLAGTLPVILNNIILLFVTFSGLVYLLIIRQLPTSQTIIFILIMLLLLMFIGLIVWGLQHRSHLTSLAIRITGWWARINKKPNKSTETENTMDRLFKAWDTLSDRGWQRPLLGAGMNVGFDILTLYFLFIAAGYRVGPGVLLAGYGMPMLLGKMAFLIPGGVGVVEGTMAAMYTGVGIPDPVVVVVILIYRLFSFWLPSLLGFPAAAYLQRPGNNET, encoded by the coding sequence ATGAACGGAACCACCAGGAAATCTTCGCAACCTAATTTCATTCCTCCATTGACGGTACGGATAGGTCGCTACCTACCACGGTTGATCATACTGGGCCTGGCTGTGCATCTTATCCTCCCCCAGCTCACGTCCCTGGAATATTCACTTAAAGTAATTGAATCAATGGCTCTATGGGCGGTAGGTTTGGCCATTATAGCACAGATGTTCAGTTACCTGGGCAGTGGTTACCTGTTGCATTCGATAGTGGCAATCGTTCACCAGCGCATGTCCATCTTTTTTGGAATAATTATTACTCTTGCTGCATCCAGCATTGGCCTGGTGGCCGGAGGCGTATTAGGCAATACTGCGGCCACTTATCGATGGGTACGCAAAAAGGGTGTCAGTGTAGAAGGTGCGGGGTTGGCAGGCACGTTACCAGTGATATTGAACAATATAATTTTACTATTCGTGACATTTTCAGGTCTGGTCTATTTACTTATCATACGTCAGCTTCCAACCTCACAAACCATCATTTTTATCCTTATCATGCTGCTGTTGCTTATGTTCATCGGTTTAATAGTATGGGGTCTTCAACACCGCTCGCATCTTACATCACTGGCGATACGGATAACAGGATGGTGGGCCCGGATAAATAAGAAACCAAATAAATCAACTGAAACTGAAAATACAATGGATCGACTGTTCAAAGCCTGGGATACGTTATCCGACAGAGGCTGGCAGCGTCCGCTTCTGGGGGCAGGTATGAACGTAGGTTTTGATATTCTTACCTTATATTTCCTCTTTATTGCAGCCGGTTATCGTGTAGGACCTGGTGTGTTGTTAGCTGGCTACGGAATGCCTATGTTGCTGGGAAAAATGGCTTTTTTAATCCCTGGCGGAGTTGGAGTTGTCGAAGGTACTATGGCTGCAATGTATACAGGAGTTGGAATACCTGATCCTGTAGTAGTAGTGGTAATCCTTATCTACCGCCTGTTCTCATTCTGGCTTCCATCCCTGCTTGGCTTTCCTGCAGCAGCTTACCTTCAAAGACCCGGAAACAATGAAACCTGA
- a CDS encoding DUF4367 domain-containing protein translates to MTLSKIYKILLLLLICLSILVTGCVDDNLTAEQIADKMQEKQDSIEDYSYTMYMTMSFNGQEQVMEAYTMFKKPNKYKSIQKQPAETAGTVMVSDGSTMWIYSPQQNTVMTMELPEISGQNELDYQQLVEMMLNESDFSLKGVEKFDGRTAYVIKMASKDGNDMDLFGNMEMWIDKETWMPLKMEMKDADGNPALSAEYRNFQINTGIPDEEFRFEIPEGAKIQTMDEMVLPQRMTLEEAQEQATFEILVPSYLPDGYEFDNAIIMDGMSEVVSLTYRNGDEFLGISEVVYEGGMQESSIMGNSESVMIHGVEGKLITIFGESKMLQWNINDIQITLSASLDKEELIMIAESM, encoded by the coding sequence ATGACACTATCGAAAATATACAAAATACTTTTGTTGCTACTGATATGTTTGTCCATACTTGTAACAGGATGTGTGGATGATAATCTTACTGCTGAGCAGATAGCTGATAAAATGCAGGAAAAACAGGACAGTATTGAAGACTACTCGTACACGATGTACATGACAATGTCATTTAATGGACAGGAACAGGTGATGGAAGCATATACGATGTTTAAAAAACCGAACAAATACAAATCAATTCAGAAACAACCGGCTGAAACAGCAGGAACTGTAATGGTTTCTGACGGCAGTACCATGTGGATATATTCTCCACAACAAAATACTGTCATGACAATGGAACTACCAGAAATTTCCGGGCAAAACGAGCTGGATTACCAGCAGCTTGTTGAGATGATGTTAAATGAAAGTGATTTCTCACTCAAGGGTGTTGAAAAATTCGATGGCAGGACTGCTTATGTAATTAAGATGGCATCAAAAGATGGAAACGACATGGACTTGTTTGGGAACATGGAAATGTGGATAGATAAAGAAACATGGATGCCACTCAAAATGGAAATGAAAGATGCTGATGGGAATCCTGCATTATCTGCAGAATATAGAAATTTCCAGATCAACACCGGCATACCAGACGAAGAATTCCGGTTTGAAATACCTGAAGGGGCAAAGATACAGACCATGGACGAAATGGTGCTGCCACAGAGGATGACACTTGAAGAAGCACAGGAACAGGCTACATTTGAGATATTGGTGCCTTCCTATCTCCCTGATGGTTATGAATTTGACAATGCGATCATAATGGATGGAATGTCAGAAGTGGTTTCCCTGACCTATAGAAATGGTGATGAATTCCTGGGGATTTCTGAGGTTGTCTATGAAGGTGGAATGCAGGAGTCATCAATAATGGGCAATAGTGAAAGTGTAATGATACATGGTGTTGAGGGTAAACTTATCACGATATTTGGTGAGAGCAAAATGCTTCAATGGAATATTAATGATATTCAAATAACACTATCAGCTTCACTTGATAAAGAGGAATTGATAATGATCGCAGAGTCCATGTAG
- a CDS encoding PLDc N-terminal domain-containing protein, with translation MIEPILMGLSVVFFVIYIILIVVAFGFWILMLIDCLQRPRERFPTGGEYDKLIWCLAIFFVHFIGAVLYYFLVYKKDLKGRTCQ, from the coding sequence ATGATTGAACCGATATTGATGGGATTATCCGTAGTATTTTTCGTTATCTACATAATTCTTATTGTAGTAGCTTTTGGCTTCTGGATATTAATGCTGATAGATTGTCTGCAGAGACCGAGGGAACGGTTCCCGACCGGTGGTGAATATGATAAACTGATATGGTGCCTTGCCATATTCTTCGTGCATTTTATTGGAGCTGTGCTGTATTACTTCCTTGTGTATAAGAAGGATTTGAAGGGCAGAACGTGCCAATGA